Proteins encoded within one genomic window of Lynx canadensis isolate LIC74 chromosome B2, mLynCan4.pri.v2, whole genome shotgun sequence:
- the TSBP1 gene encoding testis-expressed basic protein 1 produces MALIKNTRVDSSGKITLTPMVIFPGYTDAQVAKKSDFKAQILKNEGTTKTENSQEENKKTLKKKILFTDSDESLTLRHKTESKSKAKGIELEDSEIGMEVEKKESDTRMLGEEDQIKGCDIGIPIGEEAQGKRSESRIPQQEAQVKMNDTGIPQGQGFQIKQSELRTQEGQGSQVEKSESKIPQEQESQVEKSEPEIPQTQGSQIEKSDTRIPQRQESQVKKSESRMPQAQGSQVKKESSENKGKQDKDKGDARKKKDTGENDTMKKSDEGKHKVKGKKELEVKGKKTEGPVRGKVN; encoded by the exons atggctctCATCAAGAACACAAGAG tGGACAGTTCTGGAAAAATCA cactAACTCCTATGG TTATATTTCCAGGTTACACGGATGCACAAGTTGcaaaaaaatcagatttcaaGGCCCAGATTCTAAAAAATGAAGGCACTACAAAGACTGAGAACAgccaagaagaaaacaagaaaacattaaagaagaaaatcttatttACAGATTCTGATGAATCCTTGACCTTAAGGCACAAAACAGAgtcaaaaagcaaagcaaaaggcATTGAGTTGGAGGACAGTGAGATAGGTATGGAGgttgagaaaaaggaaagtgacaCCAGGATGCTGGGAGAAGAAGACCAAATAAAGGGGTGTGACATAGGAATACCAATAGGAGAGGAAGCCCAAGGAAAGAGAAGTGAATCCAGAATACCACAACAGGAAGCCCAAGTAAAGATGAATGACACTGGGATACCACAGGGACAGGGGTTTCAAATAAAGCAGAGTGAGTTAAGAACACAAGAAGGACAGGGGTCTCAAGTAGAGAAGAGTGAGTCCAAAATACCACAAGAGCAGGAGTCTCAAGTAGAGAAGAGTGAGCCTGAAATACCACAAACACAGGGCTCCCAAATAGAGAAGAGTGACACCAGAATACCACAAAGACAGGAGTCCCAAGTAAAGAAGAGTGAGTCTAGAATGCCACAAGCACAAGGGTCCCAAGTAAAAAAAGAGAGTTCTGAGAATAAAGGAAAGCAGGACAAAGACAAAGGAGatgcaaggaagaagaaagatacaGGAGAAAATGATACTATGAAGAAAAGTGATGAAGGAAAGCACAaagttaaaggaaagaaagaattagaagTCAAGGGTAAAAAAACAGAAGGTCCAGTAAGGGGCAAAGTCAACTGA